The genomic window GACCAATAGGCGGCCGCATCCCGAGCAACGAAGCCGCGGCCCGACGACGTCGTCGGGCCGACCGAGAGGATCACCCGTGACACAGCAACCGCAGACCGCGCAGGCATCGCCGTCGCAGACGGAGTTCGTGGATGCCGCGACCCAGCCGGAGACGCGGGGCATCGAGCTGATCGGCGCCGGCGAGCGCCACGGCCGTGCGCGCGATCTCTTCTTCGTCTGGGCGGCGCCGAGCGTCAGCATCCTGAACTTCACGATCGGCGCGACCCTCGTGCTGCTGGGACTCGAGCTGTGGCAGGCGGTGCTCGTCGTGATCGCCGCCTCGGCGCTCTGGGTGCTGCCTGGCACGATCGCGATCAGCGGGCCGGCGGCCGGCACATCGGGTTCGGTCATCACGCGCGCGATCTACGGCATCATCGGCAACAAGCCCGTCGTGGCCTTCACCGGTTGGCTCATCGGGGCGGTGTTCCTCGCGCTCAACTGGCTCGCGTCGTCGTTCCTCGGCGCGGGCCTGCTCGCCGGCATGGGTCTGACCGACCCGGTGATCGTGCCGATCGTCGTGACCCTCGTCATCTCGGCGCTGACCGTGCTCGTCGCCGTGTACGGGCACGCGCTCATCCTGCGCGTGTACTCGTGGCTCGCCATCGTGCTGGCCGTCATCTTCGTGACCGTGGCGGCGTTCCTCCTGCCGCAGGTCGACCTGGGCTTCCAGCAGCCCGAGCCCCTGTCGGGCGTGCCGCTGTGGTCTGCCATCACGATCGGCTTCACGATCATCGCCTCCGGCCCGATCTCGTACATCAACAGCCCCGACATCGCCCGCTACCTTCCGCGCTCCACGAAGGCGTCGCACATCATCGCCGCGACGGCGCTCGGCGGGGCGCTGCCGGGCATGGTCTTCACCGTGGTCGGCGCGCTCCTCGCGACCGCGGTCACGGGCGAGGCGATGGATGCCGGCATCGAATCCGCGCTCCTGGGCCTGCTGCCCGGCTGGCTCGGGCCGGTGCTCGTCATCGGCGTGATCGCGAACACGATCGCGCTCAACGGCATGACGACCTACACCTCGAGCATGGCGCTGCAGGCGATCGGCCTGCCTATTCGCCGCATCCCGGCCGCGATCGTCGTCGGCCTGATCGGCACCGCGCTCACCGTCTACCTGGTGCTGTCGACGAGCCTCCTGGATGCCGTCAACCTCATGCTGCAGTTCCTCGTGATCGTCTCGGCACCCACGATGGCCGTGTTCGTCGCCGACGTGCTGCTGCGCCGTGGCCGCTACGACGGCGCCGACCTCTTCGACGAGGAGCGCGGGGGCCGCTTCTGGTACAGCGGCGGCTGGAGCATTCCCGGCATCGCGGCGGTGCTCATCGGCGGCACGGCGACCGCGCTGTGCCTGTCGACCGAGGTCTGGACCGGACCCATCGCCGAGAGCCTCGGCTACGTCGATCTCTCGGTGCCGGTCGGGATGGTGGTGTCGGTGCTCGTCTACACGGTGCTGCTCCGCACGCCGCTCGGCAAGGCGGGGCGACCCGACGCGAGCTGAGGGCCGGCTCCGCCTCAGAGCGCCCTTCCGCCGCTGGCGGGAGGGCGCTGCGCATTCGTCAGGACGCGCGGCGCCAGCCGGCGAGCGTCGTCAACAGGTCAACCGCGCTTCCACAGGAGGTTGGAACGATCCAACCTCCTGCGCAAGGCCGGTTGACCTGTTGGCGGAGAAGGATTGGGGAGGGAAGCCGAGCGGTGACGGATGCTGCCGGATCCGTCCGTGGACGGACCGGGCGAGCCCGCACGGTACTTTTGAACCCTGGTTCACCAGCCGCGAACACGGGAGGGGCGACGATGCCGGACCTCGATCCCTTGTCCGTGCGCGCCCACGGCAGGGCGGCGAACGCCCGTCCCGCGGCAGCCGATGACCCCATGGTCTCGCAGCGCCCCGCGGCGGCCCAGGGGCCCGTGGCGATCATCGGTGACGGGCGCGTCGGGCGCTCCATGGCGGCGGCACTCCGCGCGGCGGGGGTCGACGTCCGCGGTCCCCTCGGGCGAGGCGCGACCGGCGATGCGGCCGCCATCGTGCTGCTGGCGGTTCCGGATGCTGAGATCGGCGCGGCCGCACACCTCATCGCCCCCGGCCCGCTGGTGGGGCACTTCTCGGGTGCGACGACGCTCGAGCCGCTCGCCCCGCACGAGGCGCTCAGCATCCATCCCCTTATGACCGTGGCCGGCGACCGTGCCCTTTTCGACGGCGTGCCTGCGGCCGTCGCGGGCTCCACGCCTCGCGCACTCGAGGTCGCCGCGGCCATCGCGAGGGCCCTCGGCATGACGCCGATCGAGGTCGCCGATGCCGACCGGGGGGCGTATCACGCGGCGGCGTCGATCGCGTCGAACTTCCTGGTGACCCTCGAGGGCTTCGCCGAGGAACTGGCCGCGACCGCCGGCGTGCCGCGGGACGCCCTCGCCCCGCTCGTGCACGCGACGGTGGAGAACTGGCGGGCCCAGGGTGCGGCATCCGCCCTCACGGGTCCCATCGCGCGCGGCGACGAGGACACGGTCGCCCGCCAGCGCACGGCGGTGGCCGAGCGGATGCCGCACCGCCTCGCCCTCTTCGACGCCCTCGCCGACGCGACCCGCGACCTCGCGGCGACGCGCAGACCCGCCCGCGACCTCGCGACCGGCGCCCGCCCTGGGGAGGAGCCGTGGTGACCGTCGTCCGCACGATCGCCGACCTGCGCAACGCGCTGCGCGATCGACGCAGCGGCCGCATCGGCCTGGTGCCGACGATGGGCGCACTGCACGAGGGGCACCTCACGCTGGTGCGCGCCGCCCGTGCCGACAACGACACCGTCGTGATGTCGATCTTCGTGAACCCCACGCAGTTCACCGAGCAGGCCGACCTCGCCGCCTACCCGCGCACCGAGGAGCGCGACGTCGCGCTCGCCGCCGAAGCGGGCGTCGACGTGGTCTTCGCGCCGGACCCCGCAGAGATGTACCCCGCCGGCTTCTCGACCACTGTGAGCGTGACCGGCCCGGTCGCCGAGACCCTCGAAGGCGCGCAGCGCGGCCGCGCCCACTTCGACGGCGTCGCGACGGTCGTGACGAAGCTGCTGCTCGCCGCGTCGCCGGATGCCGCCTACTTCGGCGCGAAGGACGCGCAGCAGGTCGCCGTGCTCCGGCGCCTGACCGCCGATCTCAACGTGCCGGTGGAGCTCGTGGTGTGTCCGACGTCGCGCGACGACGACGGCCTCGCCCGCTCGAGCCGCAACGCCCGGCTGTCGCCGGACGAGCGCGCCCGGGCGCTGGCCATTCCGCGCGCACTGCAGGCGGTGACGGATGCCGCGGGCTCCGGCATCCGCGATCCCCGATCGCTGCGCGACCGGGCACTGGACGTGCTCGCCGAGGGGATGATCGCGCTCGAGTACGTCGCGTTCGTCGACCCCGAGACCTTCGAGCCGGTTCCCCTCGTGGATCGCCCGACGCTCGTGGCGATCGCCGCGCGCGTCGGCGCCACCCGGCTCATCGACAACACCGTGATCGACGCAGGAGGTTCGTGATGCGCCCGCAGGTGACGCTTCGGCGGCTGGAAGAGATGAAGGCCGGCCGTGAGCCCATCGTCATGGTGACGGCCTACGACTACCCGACGGCGCGCGTCGCCGAGCGGGCCGAGGTCGACATGGTGCTCGTCGGAGACTCCGGAGCGCAGGTCGTACTCGGCTACGACTCGACGGTGGCGGTGTCGATCGACGAGATGCTGGTGCTCGCCCGCGCCGTGCGCCGCGGCGTCCGGTCGGCATTCGTCGTCTGCGACCTGCCCTTCGGCTCGACCGAGGTGTCGGACGAGCAGGCCGTCGCCACGGCGGTGCGGTTCGTCCGCGAGGCGG from Microbacterium sp. ProA8 includes these protein-coding regions:
- a CDS encoding DUF2520 domain-containing protein; amino-acid sequence: MPDLDPLSVRAHGRAANARPAAADDPMVSQRPAAAQGPVAIIGDGRVGRSMAAALRAAGVDVRGPLGRGATGDAAAIVLLAVPDAEIGAAAHLIAPGPLVGHFSGATTLEPLAPHEALSIHPLMTVAGDRALFDGVPAAVAGSTPRALEVAAAIARALGMTPIEVADADRGAYHAAASIASNFLVTLEGFAEELAATAGVPRDALAPLVHATVENWRAQGAASALTGPIARGDEDTVARQRTAVAERMPHRLALFDALADATRDLAATRRPARDLATGARPGEEPW
- a CDS encoding cytosine permease; the protein is MTQQPQTAQASPSQTEFVDAATQPETRGIELIGAGERHGRARDLFFVWAAPSVSILNFTIGATLVLLGLELWQAVLVVIAASALWVLPGTIAISGPAAGTSGSVITRAIYGIIGNKPVVAFTGWLIGAVFLALNWLASSFLGAGLLAGMGLTDPVIVPIVVTLVISALTVLVAVYGHALILRVYSWLAIVLAVIFVTVAAFLLPQVDLGFQQPEPLSGVPLWSAITIGFTIIASGPISYINSPDIARYLPRSTKASHIIAATALGGALPGMVFTVVGALLATAVTGEAMDAGIESALLGLLPGWLGPVLVIGVIANTIALNGMTTYTSSMALQAIGLPIRRIPAAIVVGLIGTALTVYLVLSTSLLDAVNLMLQFLVIVSAPTMAVFVADVLLRRGRYDGADLFDEERGGRFWYSGGWSIPGIAAVLIGGTATALCLSTEVWTGPIAESLGYVDLSVPVGMVVSVLVYTVLLRTPLGKAGRPDAS
- the panC gene encoding pantoate--beta-alanine ligase, whose protein sequence is MTVVRTIADLRNALRDRRSGRIGLVPTMGALHEGHLTLVRAARADNDTVVMSIFVNPTQFTEQADLAAYPRTEERDVALAAEAGVDVVFAPDPAEMYPAGFSTTVSVTGPVAETLEGAQRGRAHFDGVATVVTKLLLAASPDAAYFGAKDAQQVAVLRRLTADLNVPVELVVCPTSRDDDGLARSSRNARLSPDERARALAIPRALQAVTDAAGSGIRDPRSLRDRALDVLAEGMIALEYVAFVDPETFEPVPLVDRPTLVAIAARVGATRLIDNTVIDAGGS